From Kamptonema formosum PCC 6407, a single genomic window includes:
- a CDS encoding esterase-like activity of phytase family protein, whose amino-acid sequence MLQTNKNKSGNPINKLAHLLSQRILHLFSLAIILLTLTTACSPPQAVAKDRTFLDLSLDFLSEYQLPKINFDDLPVGGLSGIAYDGKGTATSTDPAFRFYAISDDPSAYGDARFYTLKLKLAEADTGKFAIDRVAVEGITYLADKDGKTFSKDSINPEGIAISPRKSVFVASEGVTHLGIPPFVREFDLKTGKIRGSVPIPERYLPDNTDEKQGQGVVDNLGFESLTIDPESWSADGLDPFRIFTAIEAPLMQDSDPEQVKNLRLLHYVIVDKTAQLVSENFYQLDPAPLTILNGLTELVAIGKGGHLLSLERSFGVYGYGAKIFQLALGGATDTSRIYSLKGKVTTAEPVKKKLLLDLKDLEIPLYNLEGMTLGPRLPDGSQSLVLVSDDNFDEEQKTQFLLFRLKV is encoded by the coding sequence ATGCTACAAACAAATAAAAATAAATCAGGGAACCCCATCAATAAGTTAGCACACCTATTAAGCCAGCGCATCTTGCACTTATTCAGTTTAGCCATAATTTTATTAACTTTGACTACAGCCTGTAGCCCTCCTCAAGCAGTCGCCAAGGATCGAACTTTCCTAGACCTCTCCCTCGACTTCTTAAGCGAGTATCAACTACCAAAAATCAACTTTGACGATCTCCCCGTTGGCGGTTTATCAGGAATTGCTTACGATGGCAAAGGTACTGCGACTTCTACAGATCCTGCCTTTCGATTTTATGCCATCTCTGACGATCCCAGCGCATACGGTGACGCGAGATTTTATACTCTCAAACTCAAGCTGGCAGAGGCCGATACAGGAAAATTTGCCATCGATAGAGTCGCAGTTGAAGGTATTACTTATCTCGCCGACAAAGACGGAAAAACCTTCTCGAAAGATTCCATAAACCCTGAAGGTATAGCCATTTCTCCCCGCAAGTCAGTATTTGTTGCCAGCGAAGGCGTAACCCATCTTGGCATTCCTCCTTTTGTCCGAGAATTTGACTTAAAAACTGGGAAAATCCGAGGAAGCGTGCCCATACCAGAGCGTTATCTTCCCGATAACACAGATGAAAAGCAAGGCCAGGGAGTAGTTGACAATTTAGGCTTTGAATCCTTAACTATAGACCCAGAAAGCTGGAGTGCTGATGGTCTCGATCCGTTTCGGATCTTTACAGCTATAGAAGCCCCTTTAATGCAAGATAGCGACCCAGAGCAGGTAAAAAATCTCCGCTTATTGCATTATGTCATAGTCGATAAAACAGCGCAATTAGTTTCAGAAAATTTCTATCAGCTCGATCCGGCTCCTTTGACTATTTTGAATGGATTAACAGAATTAGTAGCTATAGGTAAAGGCGGTCACTTGCTCAGTTTAGAGCGTAGTTTTGGGGTTTATGGATATGGCGCTAAGATTTTTCAGTTAGCATTAGGAGGTGCTACTGATACTTCTAGAATTTACAGCTTGAAGGGTAAGGTGACAACGGCTGAACCCGTGAAGAAAAAGCTATTACTAGATTTGAAGGATTTGGAAATTCCTCTGTACAATTTGGAGGGAATGACTCTAGGGCCGCGTTTGCCAGATGGTAGTCAGAGTTTAGTATTAGTGAGCGATGATAATTTTGATGAGGAGCAAAAAACTCAGTTTCTATTGTTTCGCTTGAAAGTATAA
- a CDS encoding SPFH domain-containing protein, whose protein sequence is MEGFFLLVFLALGGSTIAGSIKIVNQGNEALVETLGKYSGKKLEPGLNFVIPFLDRVVYEQTIREKVLDIPPQACITRDNVSFTVDAVVYWRIMDMEKAYYKVENLQSAMVNMVLTQIRSEMGQLDLEQTFTARSQINEILLRDLDIATDPWGVKVTRVELRDIVPSQTVQESMELQMAADRRKRAAILTSEGERDSAINSAQGRAEAQVLDAQARQKSTILEAEAQQKAIVLKAQAERQSQVLKAQATAEALQIIGKTLENDPNAREALQFLLAQNYLDMGLKIGSSDSSKVMFMDPRSIPATLEGMRSIVGNEVANSDLKKLS, encoded by the coding sequence ATGGAAGGATTTTTTTTACTCGTATTTTTAGCTCTAGGCGGTTCTACGATCGCAGGCTCTATTAAAATTGTCAATCAAGGGAACGAAGCCTTAGTCGAAACCTTGGGCAAATATAGCGGCAAAAAATTGGAACCTGGTCTTAATTTTGTCATCCCTTTTCTCGATCGCGTCGTCTATGAACAAACTATCCGCGAAAAAGTCTTAGACATTCCCCCCCAAGCCTGTATTACCCGCGATAACGTTTCTTTTACAGTAGATGCGGTGGTCTACTGGCGGATTATGGACATGGAAAAAGCCTACTATAAAGTAGAAAATCTTCAGTCAGCAATGGTAAATATGGTGCTGACGCAAATTCGCTCGGAAATGGGTCAACTCGATCTAGAACAAACCTTTACGGCCCGTTCTCAAATTAATGAAATTTTACTCCGAGATTTAGACATTGCTACCGATCCTTGGGGAGTGAAAGTAACGCGGGTAGAATTGCGGGATATTGTTCCTTCCCAGACAGTGCAAGAATCAATGGAATTGCAAATGGCGGCCGACAGGCGCAAACGTGCAGCAATTCTGACATCTGAAGGGGAACGGGATTCGGCAATTAATAGCGCTCAAGGTAGAGCAGAAGCTCAAGTTTTGGACGCACAAGCGCGTCAGAAATCGACAATTTTGGAGGCCGAGGCGCAGCAAAAAGCGATCGTTCTCAAAGCTCAGGCGGAACGCCAAAGTCAAGTTCTTAAAGCTCAGGCGACTGCTGAAGCATTGCAAATTATTGGCAAAACTCTGGAAAATGACCCGAATGCTCGCGAAGCACTCCAGTTTTTACTAGCTCAAAACTATTTAGATATGGGTCTAAAAATTGGTAGCAGCGACAGCAGCAAGGTGATGTTTATGGACCCGCGCAGTATACCCGCAACTTTAGAGGGAATGCGATCTATTGTTGGTAATGAGGTGGCTAATTCTGATTTGAAGAAGTTGTCTTAG
- a CDS encoding NfeD family protein: MFSSPTELWLLAGAMLCLAELFLPTAFVAFMMGLSAFAVALVSLVLPNVNLQVILWMAFSAVFILGSRRLVPKRNAKVLEDAKEAETLTEIPAGGTGRVIYQGNSWRARCADDAVAIAPSQNVIVVGREGTTLIVMPEYLLHS; encoded by the coding sequence ATATTCTCATCTCCTACCGAGCTCTGGTTGCTGGCGGGAGCCATGCTTTGCTTGGCGGAGCTATTTCTACCCACTGCTTTTGTAGCATTTATGATGGGATTGAGCGCTTTTGCCGTAGCTCTTGTATCTTTAGTTTTGCCTAACGTTAATTTGCAGGTGATACTGTGGATGGCATTCTCGGCAGTTTTTATACTGGGATCTCGTCGCTTAGTCCCAAAGCGCAACGCCAAAGTGCTTGAAGATGCTAAGGAAGCCGAAACTTTGACAGAAATTCCGGCTGGAGGTACGGGAAGAGTGATTTATCAGGGTAACTCTTGGCGAGCTCGTTGTGCAGATGATGCTGTCGCGATCGCACCCTCCCAGAATGTGATTGTAGTAGGGCGAGAAGGTACTACCTTGATTGTGATGCCAGAATACCTGCTGCATTCTTGA
- a CDS encoding PP2C family protein-serine/threonine phosphatase has product MFLDKIFDMISLSSQKIYCPNLACPNPRNSLGRRECEACQTHLIYRYLWAVGPEAEQVPQGSEIGDRYFAIEPQVWLDTRPGEPPNAPEQLPDAILPYLHLYSERLHVPEVYGFCQLGESEEAPQVLLLENAPVDAIGRLHPSIVEAWLGTSAVRQVYWLWQILQLWAPLSAEGVASSLLAAENIRVEGWRVRLLELLPGGKSQPTLRNLAELWTPWVEAAQPSVQQGLEEICILLRRSEATVEAIAPELNLLLLEVAAQLPLHLEIAGATDTGPQRDHNEDSYYPKNSDLPQIPTPTRNPQIPYLAIVCDGVGGHEGGEIASQLAVESLKPLIQTLLVEIAQQPDLTPPEVVSRQLEESVRVVNNVIAAQNNEQGRELRQRMGTTLVMALQLPQQVKTSDVEQLNNSHELYLVNVGDSRAYWLTEYSCCRLTVDDDVATREVRLGHCLYWEAQLRSDAGALTQALGTREGEYLHPSIQRFIVEEDGLLMLCSDGLSDNDWVEKSWADYAPAVLKGEISLQSAIQSWIRLANDKNGYDNTSVVIVHCRISPEKLVFFNPVQLPNTTETLESELSAASKALLYPETVGAKSPRRQQKLKSLVPVLGLLALLLVGGVGAVWYHNRQVSEQKNEQIPLFPNTSSPTK; this is encoded by the coding sequence ATGTTTTTAGACAAAATTTTTGACATGATTAGCCTTTCTTCCCAAAAGATTTATTGCCCCAACTTAGCCTGTCCCAATCCTCGCAATTCCTTGGGCCGCCGGGAGTGCGAAGCTTGCCAAACCCATTTGATCTATAGGTATCTTTGGGCAGTAGGGCCAGAAGCAGAACAAGTACCACAGGGTAGCGAAATCGGCGATCGCTACTTTGCGATCGAGCCTCAAGTTTGGCTCGATACCAGACCCGGAGAACCCCCTAACGCCCCCGAACAACTGCCTGATGCGATCCTTCCTTACCTCCATTTATACTCTGAAAGGCTTCACGTTCCAGAGGTCTATGGTTTTTGTCAACTAGGAGAATCGGAGGAAGCACCACAGGTATTGTTGTTAGAAAATGCACCAGTAGATGCGATCGGTCGCCTCCATCCTTCTATTGTAGAAGCTTGGCTAGGAACATCAGCAGTTCGTCAAGTTTATTGGCTGTGGCAAATTCTGCAACTGTGGGCTCCACTATCCGCCGAGGGAGTAGCTTCTAGCTTACTGGCGGCCGAGAATATTCGGGTTGAAGGTTGGCGAGTGCGGTTGTTGGAACTGCTTCCCGGAGGTAAATCTCAACCAACATTGCGAAATTTAGCAGAACTTTGGACTCCTTGGGTAGAAGCAGCACAACCATCCGTACAACAAGGACTGGAAGAAATTTGTATACTTTTGCGTCGTAGTGAGGCAACTGTAGAGGCGATCGCGCCAGAACTCAATCTGCTACTGCTCGAAGTCGCCGCTCAATTACCCCTACACTTAGAAATAGCTGGAGCCACCGATACAGGCCCTCAGCGCGACCACAACGAAGACAGCTATTACCCTAAAAATTCAGATTTACCCCAAATCCCAACCCCCACTCGCAACCCACAGATTCCTTACCTAGCAATAGTTTGTGACGGAGTTGGCGGCCACGAAGGCGGAGAGATAGCAAGCCAACTGGCAGTAGAGTCCCTCAAACCATTAATCCAAACTCTCTTAGTAGAAATAGCTCAACAGCCAGATTTGACTCCCCCAGAAGTCGTTAGCAGGCAACTCGAAGAGAGCGTTAGGGTAGTAAATAATGTAATTGCTGCCCAAAACAACGAACAAGGGCGAGAATTAAGGCAACGTATGGGAACCACTCTAGTTATGGCTCTCCAGTTACCTCAGCAAGTTAAAACTTCAGATGTCGAGCAATTAAATAATTCTCACGAACTCTACTTAGTTAATGTTGGGGATAGTCGCGCCTATTGGCTAACTGAATATAGTTGCTGTCGCCTGACTGTCGATGACGACGTGGCTACTAGGGAAGTCCGTCTAGGTCATTGTCTCTATTGGGAGGCGCAATTGCGATCGGATGCGGGAGCCCTGACCCAAGCTCTCGGTACGCGGGAAGGGGAATATCTGCATCCATCGATTCAGCGTTTTATTGTTGAAGAAGATGGTTTGTTAATGCTGTGTTCTGACGGTCTTAGCGATAATGATTGGGTAGAAAAATCTTGGGCAGATTATGCACCTGCCGTGTTAAAGGGCGAGATTTCTTTACAGTCAGCTATTCAGTCTTGGATTCGTCTGGCTAATGATAAAAATGGTTATGACAATACATCGGTGGTCATCGTTCATTGCCGGATTTCTCCAGAGAAGTTGGTGTTCTTCAATCCAGTTCAATTACCCAATACAACAGAGACTCTTGAATCTGAGCTTTCCGCAGCTTCTAAGGCACTTCTGTACCCTGAAACGGTTGGAGCTAAATCCCCCCGAAGACAGCAGAAATTGAAGAGCTTAGTGCCTGTGCTAGGGCTGTTAGCGCTGCTTTTAGTAGGAGGTGTTGGGGCTGTATGGTATCACAATCGCCAAGTCTCGGAACAAAAAAATGAGCAAATCCCCTTGTTCCCTAATACTTCCTCGCCGACTAAGTAG
- a CDS encoding ferredoxin-thioredoxin reductase variable chain, with amino-acid sequence MKVGDRVCIQKSVVVYHHPEHRNQPFDLKGMEGDVVAIVLEWQGRPVSANLPIQVQFNKKFRVHLKEDEVEVIQNS; translated from the coding sequence ATGAAAGTTGGCGATCGCGTTTGCATCCAAAAATCTGTCGTTGTTTACCACCATCCCGAACATCGTAATCAACCCTTCGATCTTAAGGGCATGGAAGGAGATGTGGTGGCGATAGTTCTCGAATGGCAAGGCAGACCCGTAAGTGCCAACTTGCCTATTCAAGTCCAGTTCAACAAAAAATTTAGGGTACACCTCAAAGAGGATGAAGTGGAAGTCATTCAAAATAGTTGA
- a CDS encoding YdcF family protein, whose product MFLFLSKLLPLFFYPLGLSCLLIIFALVMFWKRPRWAAGAMALALTILLTLSNGWIAQNLVRSLETQNLPPTPIPQTRAIVVLGGGIKPALPPRPWVEVGEAGDRILYGSQLYRQGKAPWLILSGGRVEWKGGGPPESADMAEIAQAMGVPTSAILQDPTSLNTYQNAVNVRKILKDNNILGPILLVTSALHMPRSLLIFQRQGIETIPAPTDFSITQQDMEASQSSFQAVLLNLLPDAYNLQQSTKALKEYIGLAVYRLRGWV is encoded by the coding sequence ATGTTTTTATTCCTGTCTAAACTACTGCCTTTATTTTTCTATCCATTGGGATTAAGTTGTCTGTTAATAATTTTTGCTTTAGTAATGTTTTGGAAACGTCCCAGATGGGCGGCGGGGGCAATGGCCCTAGCACTAACTATTTTATTGACATTGAGTAATGGCTGGATTGCTCAAAATTTAGTGCGATCGCTCGAAACTCAAAATCTGCCGCCGACACCAATTCCCCAAACTAGAGCTATAGTAGTTTTAGGCGGTGGCATCAAGCCAGCTTTACCGCCTCGACCTTGGGTAGAAGTCGGCGAAGCAGGCGATCGCATCCTCTATGGATCTCAGCTTTATCGCCAAGGCAAAGCCCCCTGGCTCATTCTCAGTGGTGGTAGAGTAGAGTGGAAAGGAGGAGGCCCACCAGAGTCAGCAGACATGGCAGAAATAGCCCAAGCTATGGGCGTACCTACATCAGCTATTCTCCAAGATCCAACCTCTCTCAATACCTACCAAAATGCAGTTAATGTCCGCAAGATTTTAAAAGATAATAACATTCTAGGGCCGATTTTACTGGTAACATCAGCCTTACATATGCCGCGATCGCTCCTAATTTTCCAGCGTCAGGGAATAGAAACAATTCCCGCACCGACAGACTTTTCCATAACACAGCAGGATATGGAAGCATCTCAAAGTAGTTTCCAAGCTGTACTTTTAAATCTACTGCCAGATGCTTACAATTTACAGCAGTCAACAAAAGCCTTAAAAGAGTATATCGGACTAGCAGTATATCGGCTGCGGGGTTGGGTATAA
- a CDS encoding peroxiredoxin — protein sequence MALRLGDTVPNFTQASSEGEINFYDWAGDSWVVLFSHPADYTPVCTTELGEVARLKSEFEKRGVKTIALSVDNEESHKGWINDIEETQKVSLNYPILADADRKVSDLYDMIHPNSLNNLTIRTVFVIDPQKKLRLNITYPASTGRNFDEILRVIDSLQLTDKYSVATPVNWKDGQDCVIVPSIKDPEELKQKFPKGYEVIKPYLRMTPQPNK from the coding sequence ATGGCCCTGAGATTAGGCGATACAGTCCCCAACTTCACTCAAGCCTCCTCCGAAGGAGAAATAAATTTCTACGACTGGGCTGGCGATAGCTGGGTAGTACTCTTCTCACACCCCGCCGACTATACACCAGTATGCACCACCGAACTAGGCGAAGTTGCCCGCCTAAAATCAGAATTTGAAAAGCGTGGTGTCAAAACCATAGCCCTCAGCGTCGATAATGAAGAGTCCCACAAAGGCTGGATTAATGACATTGAGGAAACCCAAAAAGTTAGCCTAAATTATCCTATTTTAGCTGACGCAGATCGGAAAGTGTCAGACCTTTATGACATGATCCATCCCAACTCCTTGAACAACTTAACAATCCGTACAGTTTTCGTCATCGATCCCCAAAAGAAACTGCGTCTGAACATTACCTATCCTGCGAGTACCGGTCGTAACTTTGATGAAATTTTGCGGGTAATTGATTCTCTACAACTCACAGACAAATATAGCGTCGCTACCCCTGTTAACTGGAAAGATGGTCAAGATTGTGTAATTGTACCCTCGATCAAAGATCCTGAAGAGTTGAAACAGAAATTTCCCAAAGGTTACGAAGTAATTAAGCCTTACTTGCGGATGACTCCTCAACCTAATAAATAG
- a CDS encoding Uma2 family endonuclease, translating into MLSSPIVLRMPPKMQMTEDEFFEFCQINRDLQIERNQSGEVLIMPPTGGTTGNRSGSIFAQLYNWTEQDGTGICFDSSTGFKLSVGDKSPDASWMKLERWNALSEEQQDKFVPICPDFVVELRSASDNLKPLQEKMAEYMREAGVKLGWLIDRKNRRVYIYRPGLSEECLENPATISGDPILPGFILNMSKIW; encoded by the coding sequence ATGCTCTCATCTCCGATAGTATTACGTATGCCGCCCAAAATGCAAATGACAGAAGATGAGTTTTTTGAATTCTGTCAAATCAATCGCGACTTACAAATCGAACGAAATCAATCAGGAGAAGTGCTAATTATGCCCCCCACTGGAGGAACAACAGGCAATCGCAGCGGTAGCATATTTGCACAGTTATATAATTGGACAGAGCAAGACGGAACGGGTATTTGTTTTGACTCAAGCACTGGATTTAAGCTGTCAGTTGGTGACAAATCCCCAGACGCTTCGTGGATGAAACTGGAACGATGGAATGCTTTATCAGAAGAACAGCAAGATAAATTTGTACCAATTTGTCCTGATTTTGTAGTAGAACTCAGGTCTGCTTCCGATAACTTGAAACCCTTGCAAGAAAAAATGGCAGAATACATGAGGGAAGCGGGAGTAAAGTTAGGCTGGTTAATCGATCGCAAAAATCGCAGAGTTTATATTTATCGTCCTGGTTTGTCAGAGGAATGTTTGGAAAATCCAGCTACAATTAGCGGCGATCCTATTTTGCCGGGATTTATTCTTAATATGAGTAAGATTTGGTAA
- a CDS encoding Uma2 family endonuclease, with protein sequence MLSSPIVLRMPPKMQMTEDDFFEFCQINRDLQIERNQSGEVLIMPPTGSETGNREGNIFGPLWVWSEQDGTGLVFTSSAGFTLSTGAERAPDSAWIKLERWNALSSENKKKFAPICPDFVVELRSESDNLKPLQEKMAEYMREAGVRLGWLIDRKNRRVYIYRPGLPEECLENPATISGDPVLPGFVLNMSKIW encoded by the coding sequence ATGCTCTCATCTCCAATAGTATTACGTATGCCGCCTAAAATGCAAATGACAGAAGATGATTTTTTTGAGTTCTGTCAAATTAATCGCGACTTACAAATTGAACGAAATCAATCGGGAGAAGTGTTAATTATGCCCCCCACTGGTTCAGAGACAGGAAACCGAGAAGGCAACATCTTCGGGCCTTTGTGGGTATGGTCAGAGCAAGATGGCACAGGTTTAGTTTTTACTTCTAGTGCAGGATTTACCTTATCAACAGGTGCAGAAAGAGCGCCAGACTCCGCTTGGATTAAACTAGAAAGATGGAATGCTTTATCCTCAGAAAACAAGAAAAAATTTGCTCCCATTTGTCCTGATTTTGTAGTAGAACTCAGGTCTGAGTCTGATAACTTAAAACCTCTGCAAGAAAAAATGGCGGAATACATGAGGGAAGCGGGAGTCAGGCTAGGCTGGCTAATTGACCGCAAAAATCGCAGAGTTTATATTTACCGTCCAGGTTTACCAGAGGAATGTTTGGAAAATCCTGCTACAATTAGCGGCGATCCTGTTTTGCCGGGATTTGTTCTCAATATGAGTAAAATTTGGTAA
- a CDS encoding cysteine synthase A, whose translation MDIKNGFVGTLGNTPLIRLNSFSDETGCEILGKAEFLNPGGSVKDRAAHYIIKDAEEKGLLKPGGTVVEGTAGNTGIGLAHICNAKGYKCLIVIPDTQSQEKIDALRTLGAEVRTVPAVPYKDPNNYVKFSGRLASEIDNAIWANQFDNLANRQAHYETTGPEIWGQTGGKIDAWVTATGTGGTFAGVGMFLKEKNPAIRIILAEPMGSGLYSYVKTGEIKIEGSSITEGIGTSRITANMENAPIDDAIQIDDAEAVRVIYQLLRKDGLFMGGSVGINVGAAVALAKQMGPGHTIVTVLCDGGSRYQSRLFNREWLAGKGLSPD comes from the coding sequence ATGGATATCAAAAACGGTTTTGTAGGCACTCTTGGCAACACCCCCCTAATCCGATTAAACAGCTTCAGCGATGAAACTGGGTGCGAAATTCTCGGTAAAGCAGAATTTCTTAATCCCGGCGGTTCTGTGAAAGATCGAGCAGCCCATTATATTATCAAAGATGCCGAAGAAAAAGGCTTATTAAAACCAGGTGGGACAGTAGTAGAAGGAACCGCAGGCAATACTGGCATCGGTTTAGCTCATATATGCAACGCTAAAGGTTACAAATGCCTAATCGTAATTCCTGATACCCAATCTCAAGAAAAAATAGACGCATTGAGAACATTAGGGGCTGAAGTCCGAACCGTGCCTGCTGTTCCCTACAAAGATCCTAATAACTATGTTAAATTCTCTGGAAGATTGGCCTCAGAAATAGATAATGCAATCTGGGCAAATCAATTTGATAATTTAGCTAATCGTCAAGCACATTATGAAACAACTGGCCCCGAAATCTGGGGACAAACAGGAGGAAAAATTGATGCTTGGGTGACAGCAACGGGAACGGGAGGAACTTTTGCCGGGGTGGGAATGTTCCTAAAAGAAAAGAATCCAGCCATTAGAATCATTTTGGCAGAGCCAATGGGTAGCGGTCTTTACAGTTACGTTAAAACTGGGGAAATTAAGATAGAAGGTAGCTCAATTACTGAAGGTATTGGCACTAGCAGAATTACTGCTAATATGGAAAATGCTCCTATAGATGATGCCATCCAAATTGACGACGCGGAAGCAGTGCGGGTGATTTACCAACTGTTGAGAAAAGACGGATTATTTATGGGTGGTTCCGTAGGAATTAATGTCGGTGCGGCGGTTGCATTAGCGAAGCAGATGGGGCCGGGACATACAATTGTGACTGTACTTTGCGATGGCGGTTCTCGCTATCAATCGCGGCTATTTAATCGAGAATGGTTAGCTGGAAAAGGTTTGTCGCCGGATTAA